The Nitrospirota bacterium sequence GCCTACAGGATAAAATACAATACCTATAGGCCGCATGAGGCGCTGGGATATGATATCCCGGCTAATTATTATAAACTTGAAAATCTGGTGGGACTAACTTTAAACTCGAAATAGTTGTTCCGAAAAAGTCGAGCAGGACATCTGCTTCAGGGATTTTATCCTGATTAAGATAACCAAACCCTAACTTGTTAAAAATCTTATCAATAAATCTTCTTTCGGTGTTGGCTTCGTTTCCTTTTCTCAAGCCGACTATATTCTTATTATATACTTCTTGAAAAGCTTTATATGCAGAGAGTACTTCTTCGTCAGAAGGCCAGTTTTTTGGCCCTGCTTGCGGCAGGCGTTCCAAGAGATAATGGCTTGAAAAGACGCCGGAGGTTATCCAGAGGTTTTCAGTCAGTCTTTTCATTTATTCATTATTCGGGATAAACAGTCCTTCTATCTCGCTGATGACATTGGATAATTTGACATTGCCGGACTCGGCAATAGTCCCATCCTTAAGATGCTTGTGGTATGGAAATGTTTTTATATCCTTTGCTTTGGGATCAGGAGCATTGTCATATCTGAAAATACTATCCGACCCCTTACGGTAATTATAGCCATATTTATATTTCTCTATTCTGCCTTCGGATTCTTCAACGAACTCTTTATAGTCAAGTATTGTCCCGTCCCTGAAGTCAATCTTCCCTGAGACAAAGGCGATATCTGCTGTTTTGCGGTCAATGGTTAAATTGTATGAAGATACTATTTGGGAGGAATTAATGAGAGCTTCTAATTCTGCAATATAATCACTTATATTCAAAAGTTATTTCCTCAAGAGATTTCAAGTTTGCCTTTAATCTTTTCAGTGTCTCAAGTTCGCCTTCCCATTCGACAAGCTCCATATCGTTTACCTTGCCATAGAGGGAATCTCTGTCGAATTTTCCGTATTTATTCTCAAATTCCTGCAATTTAGACTGAGTTCTCTGGACTGCCTTTCTGAGCAAATCGGTTTCCGTATGTATAGCGCCCGCTATCTTCTTCTTCGTCCAATTATCATTTGTTTCCACAACTAATCTTGTCATTTTTTCACCCCTTTCGCTTAAGCCTTCTTTTATGCGTATTTTAGCATATTAGATACCACAAGAGAAAAGATTCCAGAGGTTATCCGGAGGAAGTTTCCGTGGAAAGTTTTTGTAGGCTAAATTTTTGCAGCGAGTTTCTTTTTAGTCCATTCCACAAGCCCGCCAGACGCAATCAGTTCCTGCATGAATGGAGGGATTGGGTTGGACCTATATGATTCGCCGCTGGTGATATTTCTTATTGCCCCTTTGTCTGCATCTATCTCAATCTCATCGCCCTCTTTTATCTTTTCAGACGCCTCTTCAGACTCAAAGATGGGAAGGCCTATGTTAAATGCATTCCTATAAAATATCCTCGCAAAGCTCTTTGCTATCACAGCCTGAATGCCTGCTGCCTTTATCGCAATCGGAGCATGTTCCCTTGATGAGCCGCAGCCGAAATTCTTGCCTGCGACAATAACATCTCCTGCCTTTACCTTGTTCGGAAAGTTCTTGTCGGCATCCTCCATTATATGCTTTGCAAGTTCTGCGGGGTCGGATGTGTTAAGATGCCGCGCCGGTATAATTGCATCAGTGTCGATGTCATTGCCGAACTTCCAGTTTCTTCCCTTGATTATCATGCGTCTATATTTCCATATCCCACAGTCTTGGGTCAAGTGCATCCCTCAGCCCTTCACCCACAAGATTGTAACTAAGGACAGTAATCAGTATGGCAAGCCCCGGAAAAACAGAGAGCCACCATGCGATTTCTATGTTGTCCTTTCCCAATGTGAGGATATTGCCCCAGCTTGGCGCCGGAGGCTGAACGCCTATGCCTAAAAAACTGAGCGCAGACTCTACAAGCACAGCGCCTGCTATTCCAAGCACGGCAGAGACAAACACGGGAGCCATGCTGTTTATCATTATATGTCTGAAGATGATATTCATATCCCCTGTCCCCAATGCTCTTGCTGCAAGGACAAATTCCCTTTCTTTTAATGAAAGGACTTCTGCCCTTACAAGCCGCGCCACGCCCATCCATGACGTAAGTCCGATCACTATCATAATATTCATGATATTAGGGTCAATGAGTATTACCCTTAAGCTTTCCCGTATCCAGCCCGGTATCGCAGAAGAACTCCAGATGTTAGGGTCAATAAACGCAATGACAGCGAGGATAAGAAAAAAGGTTGGGATTGTGAGCATTATGTCAATGAATCTCATGATTATGCTGTCAACCCATCCGCTGTAATATCCTGATATCGCACCTAAAAAAATGCCTATGAGTGTTGCTATGCCTACAGAAACAAAACCCACAGACAATGATATTCGCGACCCCAAAATCATCCTGCTCAATACATCTCTGCCAAGGTCATCTGTGCCCAGAGGATGTTTGAGGCTTGGAGATTCAAGTATATGTTTTCTGTCAATGTCGTCAGGGTTATGCGGAGATATAAAAGGCGCAAAAACAGCAACAAAAAACATCAGAACCACAATAACCCCTCCTGCTGCTGCAAGCCTGTTTTTTCTGAACCTCCTCCAGAAAACGTCATTTAAAGAATGTAAAGAATGCCCTTTCATTGCCTTGCCCGTATCCTCGGATCTGCAAGCATATAACCGATATCAGCAAGGAGATTTCCTAATAGTGTCAGCATGCCTCCGATTGTTAGAATACACATCACCATCGGATAATCCCTTGTCATAACACTCATGAAAAACAACTGCCCCATGCCCGGAATGCCAAAAACACTCTCTAAGATTACGCTTCCGCCTATAAGCCCGGGGACAGATAAACCAATCAAAGTAATAAGCGGAAGCAGGGCATTTCTGAGCGCATGTTTGTAGATAACCTTTTTCTCAGGGAGTCCTTTTGCCCTTGCCACTGTGACATAATCCTGCCTTATAACCTCAAGCATACTGCTCCTCATGAATCTTGAATCTGCTGCAAGGCCTCCGAATGCAGAGATAAAAATAGGGATTATAAGATGACTGGCTCTGTCCCATATTTTGCCGGGCAAAGGCAGTGCATCATAATTCAGAGATTTCAGTCCGGAAATCGGAAGCCAGCCGAGATATACCCCGAAGAACATCATTAAAAGAAGCGCTAACCAGAATGACGGCACTGCAAACCCGATGAAAACAGTTGTTGTCATTAACTTGTCATAAAGAGAATTCTGATGGGTTGCCGATGAGACACCTATCGGTATCGCTATAATAAGGATAATTGCAAACGTTATCAGATTTATCATCAACGTGATAAAGAGTCTTCTGTCAAGCAAGGACTGTTTCTGGTCCCATATCTTTTGCATAACAGGCCTTCTGTCAGTTGAAAATGATTCTCCAAAATCGAGTTTTACAATTCTTTTCAGCCACAGGCCGTATTGGATTATCACCGGCTTGTCAAGGTTGTAGAGTTTTTCAAGCCTTTCCCTTGCCTCAGGCGTTATCTTCGGATTTAATTCCGTGAGAATATCCGTAGGTTTTCCCGGAGCAAGATGAATGATGAAAAATGAGATTAAAGTAATCCCAAAGAGTGTGGGAATCATCTCAAGAAGTCTCTTAAAAAGATAACTGATCATATTTAACTAATTCCTTAATTCGTCATTCCGTGCTTGACACGGAATCCAGTGATTTCTGGATTCCCGCTTTCGCGGGAATGACAAGTATTTTGTAATAGATCATCTATTGCTCCACCTTATGTTTTTGCATTTTTTGCGGCACATACCATTTCGGAAGATTATAGGTTATGCCGATAGGCGAGGGCTTTATGCCCTTGAATCTTGCATGGACAACCGGAGTTGCATCAGGCACATATAAAAAAAGATACGGCAGTTCTTCTGCGAGTATTTCCTGAATTCTGAAATACGCCTTTTTCCGTTCTTCCATATTAAATGTCCTTCTGCCTTTTTCAAGGAGCTCATCAACTTCAGGATTGCTGTAGCTTATGAAATTAAATTCCTTTTCTTTTGTCTTGGATGAATGCCAGATGTCATACTGGTCAGCGTCAAGACCGATGCTCCAGCCGAGAATTACGGCCTCGAAACGTTTTTTATCAATGAACTCATTAATGAATGTGGACCATTCAAGCGCCCGTATCTCAACCTTTATCCCTATCTTTGCAAGCCTCCACTGAATAATCGTTGCAGCATTTTTTCTCAGCGTATTGCCCATATTTGTGAAAATCGTAAACCTGAACGGATTTCCGTCCTTGTCCAGCAAACCATCGCCGTTGGTGTCTTCCCATCCTGCCTCTTTAAGGAGCTCTTTTGCTTTCTCGGGATTGTATTCATATTTTTTTACATTGGGATTATAAGGCCATGTATTCGGGACATAAGGCCCTGTTGCAGGGCTTCCAAGCCCGAAAAGCACAACATCAATAATCTCGCTCTTGTCTATTGCATAGGCAATTGCCTGCCTTACACGCTTATCCTGAAAAAAAGGATGTTTAAGGTTAAATCCCATATAGGTATATGCGAAAACCGGGAAGCGGAATTTCTGAAAGTTATTTTTGAAAAAATCCGTGTTTGTCTGCTTTGTATATTGTATCGGCGTAAGCCCCATCATATCTATGCTGCCTGCCTTA is a genomic window containing:
- the leuD gene encoding 3-isopropylmalate dehydratase small subunit — encoded protein: MIIKGRNWKFGNDIDTDAIIPARHLNTSDPAELAKHIMEDADKNFPNKVKAGDVIVAGKNFGCGSSREHAPIAIKAAGIQAVIAKSFARIFYRNAFNIGLPIFESEEASEKIKEGDEIEIDADKGAIRNITSGESYRSNPIPPFMQELIASGGLVEWTKKKLAAKI
- a CDS encoding ABC transporter permease; amino-acid sequence: MKGHSLHSLNDVFWRRFRKNRLAAAGGVIVVLMFFVAVFAPFISPHNPDDIDRKHILESPSLKHPLGTDDLGRDVLSRMILGSRISLSVGFVSVGIATLIGIFLGAISGYYSGWVDSIIMRFIDIMLTIPTFFLILAVIAFIDPNIWSSSAIPGWIRESLRVILIDPNIMNIMIVIGLTSWMGVARLVRAEVLSLKEREFVLAARALGTGDMNIIFRHIMINSMAPVFVSAVLGIAGAVLVESALSFLGIGVQPPAPSWGNILTLGKDNIEIAWWLSVFPGLAILITVLSYNLVGEGLRDALDPRLWDMEI
- a CDS encoding ABC transporter permease: MISYLFKRLLEMIPTLFGITLISFFIIHLAPGKPTDILTELNPKITPEARERLEKLYNLDKPVIIQYGLWLKRIVKLDFGESFSTDRRPVMQKIWDQKQSLLDRRLFITLMINLITFAIILIIAIPIGVSSATHQNSLYDKLMTTTVFIGFAVPSFWLALLLMMFFGVYLGWLPISGLKSLNYDALPLPGKIWDRASHLIIPIFISAFGGLAADSRFMRSSMLEVIRQDYVTVARAKGLPEKKVIYKHALRNALLPLITLIGLSVPGLIGGSVILESVFGIPGMGQLFFMSVMTRDYPMVMCILTIGGMLTLLGNLLADIGYMLADPRIRARQ
- a CDS encoding peptide-binding protein; translation: MGCKEKPAATIKTISGNNSHEPAYGDALIVGSIGEPSNLIYMLASDSASHDIAGLMFNGLVKYHTDLSVIGDLAESWDISKDGLVITFHLRKGVKWADGAAFTADDVKFGYDTIINEKTPTAYKEDFLQVKKAEVLDKYTFRVTYEKPFAPALTSWSGIVVLPKHILEGKDITKIEFGRNPIGLGPYKLKRWTPGQELILDSYREYFEGRPYIDRYVYRLIPDLSTMFLELKAGSIDMMGLTPIQYTKQTNTDFFKNNFQKFRFPVFAYTYMGFNLKHPFFQDKRVRQAIAYAIDKSEIIDVVLFGLGSPATGPYVPNTWPYNPNVKKYEYNPEKAKELLKEAGWEDTNGDGLLDKDGNPFRFTIFTNMGNTLRKNAATIIQWRLAKIGIKVEIRALEWSTFINEFIDKKRFEAVILGWSIGLDADQYDIWHSSKTKEKEFNFISYSNPEVDELLEKGRRTFNMEERKKAYFRIQEILAEELPYLFLYVPDATPVVHARFKGIKPSPIGITYNLPKWYVPQKMQKHKVEQ